In the genome of Myxococcus stipitatus, one region contains:
- a CDS encoding LysR family transcriptional regulator: MTNRLDPRRLETFRVVATTGQVSAASRLLHLSQPAVTAQVRQLERECGQPLLVRTARGVRLNEAGQRLLAYAQRHHQLLEEAALAVAGEDVLKGELVLAASTTLASYVVPDLLASFLRLHRGLQVRLEVGNSEQVLGWVGEGRAPLGLVEGHARAAGLRLEHYLDDELLPVVATHAPQELLQVRTLDMLQTVPLLWRELGSGTRAVLERALKRAGVRRGPQAGDLQLGGTETIKGAVAAGLGVGFLSRWSIQAELSSGRFRVLPLPDLRVRRTFSWVLPVDAPGGIAGHFLRHARAAPPALTHS; this comes from the coding sequence TTGACGAACCGCCTCGACCCCCGCCGACTCGAGACCTTCCGCGTGGTGGCGACCACGGGGCAGGTGTCCGCGGCGTCCCGGCTGCTGCACCTGTCCCAGCCCGCCGTCACCGCGCAGGTGCGGCAGCTGGAGCGGGAATGCGGCCAGCCCTTGCTGGTGCGGACGGCTCGTGGGGTGCGGCTCAATGAAGCGGGACAGCGCCTGCTGGCCTATGCGCAGCGGCACCATCAGCTCTTGGAGGAGGCCGCGCTCGCGGTGGCGGGTGAGGATGTCCTGAAGGGAGAGCTCGTGCTGGCCGCGAGCACCACGCTGGCGAGCTACGTCGTCCCGGACCTGCTGGCGTCCTTCCTGCGCCTGCACCGGGGACTCCAGGTGCGCCTGGAGGTGGGCAACTCCGAGCAGGTGCTCGGCTGGGTGGGAGAGGGACGTGCGCCGCTGGGGTTGGTGGAGGGACACGCCCGCGCCGCGGGCCTCCGGCTGGAGCACTATCTGGACGACGAGCTGCTCCCTGTCGTCGCCACGCACGCGCCGCAGGAGCTCCTCCAGGTGCGGACCCTCGACATGCTCCAGACGGTGCCGCTGCTCTGGCGCGAGCTGGGGTCGGGGACTCGTGCGGTGCTGGAGCGCGCGCTGAAGCGGGCGGGTGTGCGGCGGGGTCCGCAGGCGGGAGACCTCCAGCTTGGCGGCACCGAGACCATCAAGGGCGCGGTGGCCGCGGGGCTGGGGGTGGGCTTCCTCTCGCGATGGAGCATCCAGGCGGAGCTGAGCTCGGGGCGCTTCCGGGTGTTGCCGCTGCCTGACCTTCGGGTGCGACGGACGTTCTCCTGGGTGCTGCCCGTGGATGCTCCGGGAGGTATCGCGGGACACTTCCTGCGCCATGCCCGCGCGGCGCCTCCCGCGTTGACGCACTCATGA
- a CDS encoding sterol desaturase family protein — MSTHPVSYLPYPVIFFGGTAALVAGVSQGLPYWRVGPPILLLAALLVLALERWFPHSEVWRKDHEGDTLTDVFHVTGNLALSHVSLLLYTWAMELTGGALDGWPRDWPFWVQFLAGATLLDLGLYAIHRASHHVPALWRLHAIHHSPRRVYWLNGQRRHLLHEALEGAPGLLVMGLLGAPPTVVACALAAVTLHLMFQHGNIAYRAGVLRHVFAVAELHRWHHQRLYADVQGNYGAILSVWDRLFGTALPQKGEAPLDVGMDDEPTLPTDYLGQLTWPFRKRRG; from the coding sequence ATGAGCACACACCCCGTCTCGTATCTCCCCTACCCCGTCATCTTCTTCGGAGGCACGGCCGCGCTGGTGGCCGGCGTGAGCCAGGGGCTCCCCTACTGGCGCGTGGGACCTCCCATCCTGCTGCTCGCGGCGCTGCTCGTCCTCGCGCTCGAGCGCTGGTTTCCTCACTCGGAGGTCTGGAGGAAGGACCACGAGGGAGACACCCTGACCGACGTCTTCCACGTGACGGGCAACCTGGCCCTCAGTCATGTCTCACTCCTGCTCTACACCTGGGCGATGGAGCTCACGGGAGGCGCGCTGGACGGGTGGCCTCGCGACTGGCCGTTCTGGGTGCAATTCCTCGCGGGGGCCACGCTCCTCGACCTGGGCCTCTATGCCATCCACCGCGCGAGCCACCATGTCCCCGCCCTGTGGCGACTGCATGCCATTCATCACAGCCCTCGCCGCGTGTACTGGCTCAATGGACAACGCAGACACCTGCTTCATGAGGCGCTGGAAGGTGCACCGGGGCTGCTGGTGATGGGATTGCTCGGGGCGCCTCCCACCGTCGTCGCCTGCGCGCTGGCCGCGGTGACGTTGCACCTGATGTTCCAGCACGGAAACATCGCCTACCGCGCGGGCGTGCTGCGCCATGTCTTCGCCGTGGCCGAGCTGCATCGCTGGCACCATCAGCGGCTGTACGCGGACGTGCAGGGCAACTACGGCGCCATCCTGTCCGTGTGGGACCGGCTCTTCGGCACCGCGCTTCCGCAGAAGGGAGAGGCGCCGCTCGACGTGGGGATGGATGACGAGCCCACGCTCCCCACCGACTACCTGGGACAGCTCACCTGGCCCTTCCGGAAGCGGCGCGGGTGA
- a CDS encoding sigma 54-interacting transcriptional regulator, whose amino-acid sequence MSDSAPSTAPLTEKTDPEGPLSPVRLLVLEGKDPGRSAVLERGTAVVGTLPSCQLVLTDDTVSRRHLSIELLGTSLRVRDLGSRNGTRYLGARVEVVEVPVGALVCLGRTQLALLPAASSTERVSTRAELAGLLGRSLVMRRLFTDIERVAPTGLPVLLQGETGTGKEGIARALHQLSGRTGALRVFDCGAVLPGLLPGALFGHARGAFTGAVAEAPGALEGAHEGTLFLDEVAELPLEAQPAFLRVLETGGFFRLGENVERRVRFRVIAATHQDLQAAVKKGTFREDLYHRLASVVLRAPALRERLEDIPLLAEHFARSLGTSLPLSPASLATLTAYHWPGNVRELRNAVERVVSLGAEAALPRLAMGEDSRAEDFHATRERVLQAFERSYLEAQLARHKGSASAAARAAGLARSYFYRLLKTHGIVPRGGKG is encoded by the coding sequence GTGAGCGACTCGGCGCCGAGCACCGCGCCCCTCACCGAGAAGACGGACCCGGAGGGACCGCTCTCGCCGGTGCGGCTGCTCGTCCTCGAGGGCAAGGACCCCGGGCGCTCCGCGGTGCTGGAGCGAGGCACGGCGGTGGTGGGGACGCTGCCGTCCTGTCAGCTCGTCCTCACGGACGACACGGTGTCTCGCCGGCATCTGAGCATCGAGCTGTTGGGGACTTCGTTGCGGGTGCGTGACCTGGGGAGTCGCAACGGCACGCGCTATCTGGGCGCGCGGGTGGAGGTGGTGGAGGTGCCCGTGGGCGCGCTGGTGTGCCTGGGGCGGACCCAGCTCGCGCTGCTCCCCGCGGCCTCGTCGACGGAGCGGGTCAGCACCCGCGCGGAGCTGGCGGGACTGCTGGGGCGCTCGCTGGTGATGCGTCGGCTGTTCACGGACATCGAGCGGGTGGCTCCCACGGGGCTGCCAGTGCTGCTCCAGGGGGAGACGGGCACGGGGAAGGAGGGCATCGCGAGAGCGCTGCATCAGCTCTCCGGCAGGACGGGCGCGCTGCGGGTCTTCGATTGTGGCGCGGTGCTTCCCGGGTTGTTGCCTGGGGCGTTGTTCGGGCATGCGCGAGGGGCCTTCACGGGGGCGGTGGCGGAGGCTCCTGGCGCGCTCGAAGGGGCGCATGAGGGGACGCTCTTCCTGGACGAGGTGGCGGAGCTTCCGCTGGAGGCCCAGCCGGCCTTCCTGCGGGTGCTGGAGACGGGCGGCTTCTTCCGCTTGGGGGAGAACGTCGAGCGGCGCGTCCGCTTCCGCGTCATCGCCGCCACCCATCAGGACCTCCAGGCCGCGGTGAAGAAGGGGACGTTTCGAGAGGACCTCTATCATCGCCTCGCGAGCGTCGTGCTCCGGGCCCCGGCGCTGAGGGAGCGGCTGGAGGACATCCCGCTGCTGGCCGAGCACTTCGCGCGGAGCTTGGGGACCTCGCTCCCGCTGTCGCCCGCGAGCCTGGCCACGCTGACGGCCTATCACTGGCCCGGCAATGTGCGGGAGCTCCGCAACGCGGTGGAGCGGGTCGTGTCGCTGGGCGCGGAGGCCGCGTTGCCTCGGCTCGCGATGGGGGAGGACTCGCGGGCGGAGGACTTCCATGCGACGCGGGAGCGGGTCCTCCAGGCCTTCGAGCGAAGCTACCTGGAGGCACAGCTGGCCCGGCACAAGGGGTCCGCCTCGGCGGCTGCCCGCGCGGCGGGGCTGGCCCGCTCCTACTTCTATCGCCTGCTCAAGACGCACGGGATTGTTCCCAGAGGCGGGAAGGGCTGA
- a CDS encoding LysR family transcriptional regulator: MSGNHEALWTLWEVSRAGTHAAAAARLGITASAVGQQLKALEQRVGAALFERVGRGARLTAAGAALVAKLGAHLPALDAALEEAAEAQRAVRGEVSLAGPWPFFRYWLRPRLPSLLERHPELHLEVRFDVPSRVSRRLVEGELDLGIVGILPEAPGLEVHPVAQERFVAVASRAYLKRWGTPKSARDFAAHRFIAFDSDLAMLGPWWRSAFGPKEPLPSRVVCRIANLDEMLSLAEAGAGLTVLPDYLVEPALREGRVESVTPEPNRRSARRPFGTLYVAWRRTAAPTARFLAVRDWLLEKP, encoded by the coding sequence ATGTCTGGCAATCACGAAGCGCTCTGGACGCTGTGGGAAGTGAGCCGCGCGGGGACCCATGCCGCCGCCGCCGCTCGGCTGGGCATCACCGCCTCCGCCGTGGGTCAGCAGCTCAAGGCGCTGGAGCAGCGAGTCGGCGCCGCGCTGTTCGAGCGCGTCGGTCGAGGTGCTCGGCTCACCGCCGCTGGCGCCGCCTTGGTCGCGAAGCTGGGCGCCCACCTGCCCGCCCTGGATGCCGCGCTCGAGGAAGCCGCCGAGGCCCAACGCGCCGTGCGCGGCGAGGTGAGCCTCGCGGGCCCCTGGCCCTTCTTCCGCTACTGGCTGCGCCCTCGCCTCCCGTCCCTCCTGGAGCGCCACCCCGAGCTTCACCTGGAGGTGCGCTTCGACGTGCCCAGCCGCGTCTCCCGGCGCCTCGTGGAGGGAGAGCTGGACCTGGGCATCGTCGGCATCCTTCCCGAGGCGCCGGGCCTGGAGGTGCACCCCGTCGCGCAGGAACGATTCGTGGCCGTGGCCTCGCGCGCCTACCTCAAGCGCTGGGGCACCCCCAAGAGCGCACGCGACTTCGCGGCCCATCGCTTCATCGCCTTCGACTCCGACCTCGCGATGCTAGGCCCATGGTGGCGCTCCGCCTTCGGCCCCAAGGAGCCACTCCCCTCCCGCGTGGTGTGCCGCATCGCCAACCTGGACGAGATGCTCTCACTGGCCGAAGCGGGCGCGGGCCTGACCGTCCTGCCGGACTATCTCGTCGAGCCCGCGCTGCGCGAGGGACGCGTGGAGAGCGTCACCCCCGAGCCGAACCGGCGCTCGGCGCGACGCCCCTTCGGAACCTTGTATGTGGCGTGGCGCCGGACCGCGGCCCCCACCGCGCGTTTCCTCGCCGTTCGCGACTGGCTGCTGGAGAAGCCCTGA
- a CDS encoding YeiH family protein has translation MSATSVRPDAPRSFRDTTLTLGRLLVPLGALVSLWPGVSTAVALVAGMLLALTVGNPYAALTRRATHVLLSLSVVGLGAGMDLRVVAEEGARGVLYTVVGITACLVLGALLTRWLRVSRGAGLLISIGTAICGGSAIAAVVPVLRPREEDVSIALGTVFLLNAVALFVFPVVGHAVGLDARQFGLWSALAIHDTSSVVGAAMRYGPQALEVATTVKLARALWIVPLTVALGFWIRRTRHATTHGHAPARRPWFILGFLAVAALVTWVPALRPAGLVVTHVSQRVLVLTLFLIGAGFSRQALRSVGLKPLAQGITLWLCMASLSLGAILLHVIS, from the coding sequence ATGTCCGCGACCTCCGTACGACCCGACGCTCCTCGCTCCTTTCGCGACACCACGCTGACCCTCGGGCGCCTGCTCGTTCCCCTGGGGGCGCTGGTGAGCCTCTGGCCGGGTGTGTCCACGGCGGTCGCGCTGGTCGCTGGAATGCTGCTGGCCCTGACCGTGGGCAATCCGTATGCGGCACTCACCCGTCGTGCCACGCACGTCCTCCTCTCGCTCTCCGTGGTGGGCCTGGGCGCGGGCATGGACCTTCGCGTGGTGGCCGAGGAGGGTGCGCGCGGCGTGCTCTACACCGTGGTGGGCATCACCGCATGCCTTGTCCTGGGCGCCCTGCTGACACGGTGGCTGCGCGTCTCACGTGGCGCGGGCCTGCTCATCAGCATCGGCACCGCCATCTGTGGAGGCAGTGCCATCGCGGCGGTGGTGCCCGTGCTGCGTCCCCGGGAAGAGGACGTGTCCATCGCGCTGGGCACCGTGTTCCTGCTCAACGCCGTGGCGCTCTTCGTCTTCCCCGTGGTGGGACACGCCGTGGGCCTGGATGCGCGCCAGTTCGGACTGTGGAGCGCCCTGGCCATCCATGACACCAGCTCCGTGGTCGGCGCGGCCATGCGGTACGGACCGCAGGCGCTGGAGGTGGCCACCACCGTGAAGCTGGCGCGTGCGCTGTGGATCGTCCCGCTGACCGTGGCCCTGGGCTTCTGGATTCGTCGGACCCGACACGCCACCACGCACGGGCATGCGCCCGCTCGCAGGCCGTGGTTCATCCTCGGCTTCCTCGCCGTGGCGGCCCTCGTGACGTGGGTGCCCGCACTCCGGCCCGCGGGCCTCGTGGTGACCCACGTGTCCCAGCGTGTCCTCGTGCTGACGCTGTTCCTCATCGGCGCGGGCTTCTCGCGCCAGGCCCTGCGCTCCGTGGGCCTCAAGCCCCTGGCCCAGGGCATCACCCTGTGGCTCTGCATGGCCAGCCTGAGCCTGGGCGCCATCCTCCTCCACGTCATCTCGTGA
- a CDS encoding serine/threonine-protein kinase, with protein sequence MVKDGATTRGARLGEYELLARIAAGGMGEVFIARRMGPAGIEQRVALKTVLPHLADDPRWRDRFIEEMRFAAMLSHPHIVPVSELGWKDGRLFMAMALVEGVSLARLLRACRREGHVLSVPLVRLLATGLCEALQYAHQLRSPSGEAVGLVHRDVNPANVLVSAQGAVLLGDFGIARPATSDTTHGGRAWGKYPYMPPEQLDGVRPLDARVDVFAASVTLYEALTGVSPFLRETDEATIQAIRGTELPDITLLRPDVSPRIAETLRRGAARDRGARLGSASELLDGLLDGPVARPSELGALVERVCAAELEVFRRPEPVGDDAPLTRTLRPGSARMTSPWPGRAPGLAVLGGLAVLTGGWWLLRPRGEVPVSSPEAMAVPVAPPSPASPPSEPEEAAPPKVAPRPPVSVKAAETRGPIAMPKAPGAVGFLTVDARPWAVVSVDGREVDRTPLARYPLPPGRHLVVFHNPTLGLTEQRTVQVESGKVATVRVDFAAP encoded by the coding sequence ATGGTGAAGGACGGAGCCACGACGCGGGGCGCGCGCCTGGGGGAATACGAGCTGCTCGCGCGCATCGCGGCGGGCGGGATGGGAGAGGTCTTCATCGCCCGACGGATGGGGCCCGCGGGAATCGAGCAGCGCGTGGCGCTGAAGACGGTCCTCCCCCATCTGGCCGACGACCCGCGCTGGCGTGACCGCTTCATCGAGGAGATGCGCTTCGCGGCGATGCTGAGCCATCCCCACATCGTCCCTGTCTCCGAGCTGGGCTGGAAGGACGGGCGCCTGTTCATGGCGATGGCGCTCGTCGAGGGCGTGAGCCTGGCGCGGCTGCTACGGGCGTGCCGCCGCGAGGGACACGTGCTGTCGGTGCCGCTGGTGCGCCTGTTGGCCACGGGGCTGTGTGAGGCGCTTCAGTATGCCCATCAGCTCCGGAGCCCTTCCGGCGAGGCCGTGGGGCTCGTGCATCGCGATGTGAATCCCGCCAACGTCCTGGTGTCCGCGCAGGGCGCGGTGCTGCTGGGAGACTTCGGCATCGCGCGCCCGGCCACGAGCGACACGACACATGGGGGCCGGGCCTGGGGCAAATACCCATACATGCCTCCGGAGCAGCTGGATGGTGTGCGGCCACTGGATGCGCGGGTGGATGTCTTCGCGGCCTCGGTGACCCTGTATGAGGCCCTCACGGGAGTTTCGCCGTTCCTGCGAGAGACCGATGAGGCGACGATTCAAGCCATACGAGGCACGGAGCTCCCAGACATCACGCTCCTGCGGCCCGACGTCAGTCCTCGCATCGCGGAGACGCTGCGGCGCGGAGCCGCTCGGGATCGAGGCGCGCGGCTCGGCTCCGCCAGCGAGCTGCTGGATGGATTGCTGGATGGCCCCGTGGCCCGCCCCTCCGAGCTGGGGGCCTTGGTCGAAAGGGTGTGCGCGGCGGAGCTGGAGGTCTTCCGGAGGCCCGAGCCTGTTGGCGATGACGCTCCCCTGACGCGGACGCTGCGACCCGGGTCCGCTCGTATGACCTCGCCCTGGCCTGGTCGTGCTCCAGGGCTCGCGGTGCTGGGGGGACTGGCCGTGCTCACGGGGGGCTGGTGGCTTCTTCGCCCGCGAGGTGAAGTGCCGGTGTCCTCGCCCGAGGCAATGGCCGTCCCGGTGGCTCCTCCTTCGCCAGCGTCGCCGCCTTCCGAGCCCGAGGAAGCGGCTCCACCCAAGGTGGCTCCTCGCCCGCCTGTCTCGGTGAAGGCGGCGGAGACGCGTGGGCCTATCGCGATGCCGAAGGCCCCGGGGGCCGTCGGGTTCCTGACCGTGGACGCGCGGCCCTGGGCGGTGGTCTCCGTGGACGGGCGCGAGGTGGACCGGACGCCCCTGGCCCGCTATCCGCTGCCCCCGGGCCGGCATCTGGTCGTGTTCCACAACCCCACCCTGGGGCTGACGGAGCAGCGCACCGTCCAGGTCGAGTCGGGCAAGGTCGCCACCGTGCGGGTGGACTTCGCCGCGCCCTGA